In Parus major isolate Abel unplaced genomic scaffold, Parus_major1.1 Scaffold1587, whole genome shotgun sequence, the genomic window CAAAGTTACGGAATTTGGGATCCCAAAACCCTCAAAAATCCTGAAATTTGGGGTCCCCACAGGCCGGAATTTGGGGATTTCAGTTTCtcattcccagaaaaaaaaaccccggATTTTATGGGGagggaaatgtaatttttttgtaaaaacggtgtttttttgggaagtctttttgtaataaaaacattttgagcaaaaagaaaaagcgGAACTTTGGAGAAGCAGGCGGGGAATCCCtgagggaaaaggagattttggTGGGGATTTGAGGGGAAAACGGGAATTTCGGAGGGGCCGGACCGCGGGTGGGGGAATTCCTGAGGGGGAAAGGCACTTTTTAGGGGgaaacagggaagaattccCGGGGGAGAAGCGGCGCgggtggattttggggtgaAAAATCGCGAAGTCCGCGGCTCCCACCTCAAAAAAACCGCCGCCATTTTGTGCCGCGCTTCTCCACGCGGGGTTACGGTAAAGCGCGAGAGCTCTCGCGATATTACGGTAAGAGCCGGTGGCGAGCGGGGCCTCGTGCGCCGCGCGCTCTGATTGGCCGCAACCGCCGCGGCGCGAGGGCGGGAGGAACGAACTGAGCGCTGATTGGTTGAGGCTTCCCGCGCTGGGCGCTGATTGGACGGCGGTTCCGTGAggggcaggaagaggaggagcaggaagaagcCGCGGCGGCCATGGCGGCGATGGCGGCCCTGGAGCGCTGGGTGTCcgggcagctgcaggagctgctgggcctCAGCGCCCGCCACGTCCCCGCGTTCCTGGTGGCGCTGGCGCGGCGCAGCCGCAGCCcggaggagctgctggagcggCTGCGCGAGACCGAGGCCCTGCGCGTGGAGGAGCCGCGCGTGCGCGAGTTCGCGAGCCAGCTGTGGGACAAGGTGGGCGGGGCCAAAGCGGGGGAAAAGGGCGCGAAAACGGGAGTGGGCGTGGCTTTCTCTGAGGGGAGAGAGTGGGCGGGGCTTGTGTGAGGGACATGAGAGCGGGGCGTGGCTTTAAAACACCAAATTTGGTGTTAAAGGCGTGGCCAATGATTGGGGGTGTGGCTTGAGCGCAGGGTGTGGTCGAGAGGGGGCGTGGCCGTCCGTGAGGGACTTCGTTTAATTAACGTTAAAAATTAACGGTCTCACCATGAGTGGGCGTGGTCCCGACACAGAGCAACCAATCAGGCTGGGCCGTGGGTTCCAATGGACGTGGCCGTTTGGGGTGTGGTCGAGGGGGTGTGGCCATTTTGGGTGTGGCAGAGGGGGGTGTGGTCGAGTGGGT contains:
- the GTF2H4 gene encoding general transcription factor IIH subunit 4; its protein translation is MAAMAALERWVSGQLQELLGLSARHVPAFLVALARRSRSPEELLERLRETEALRVEEPRVREFASQLWDKVPREAPRXCPLPVPEPGVLYNQFLSQVDFEVLRDHARALGVLVFENPARRLMVVTPA